A segment of the Hallerella succinigenes genome:
CAGTTTATTCACCGTGTGGAAAGCCCGAAGAAGGGCATGCTCAAAACCTATGTGGCAAAGCTTGCCTGTCCGATTACCGATCCGCAGATTCGCGTTTTGAAAGAAGGGGTGCAACTGAAGGGCGAAAAGAAGCTTTTCATTGCACGGGAACTGGAAAAGGTTTCGGATACGGTCGTGAAGATTTCGATCGCGGAAGGCGTTTATCACGAAGTGCGTCGCATGTTCGCCGCCGTTTCGAACCATGTGGAAGACTTGGAACGCATTTCGATCGGCCATGTGAAGCTCGATCCGCAGCTCGAACTGGGAAAATGGAGATTCCTGACCGCGGAAGAAAGGGCGGAATTCCAGTAAGCGCTTAAACATGAAAAACCGCAGTCTCCAGGGATTGCGGCTTTTTCGTTTTAAAGAATTTGGAAAGGCTTAGAGAGTAGATTGGACGGTTGCCGAACCGACTTCCGAAAGCTCTGCCTGAGCGGTAGCCGCCTTTGCCGTTTTGGCGATTGCAGCTTTGATGTCAGCGGAGAACTTGAAAGTAGGGATGGTACGCTGCTGCAGGTACACGGTTTCACCCGTCTTCGGGTTACGTGCCGGACGTGCTTTGCGTTCCTTATTTACGAACGTCCCAAATCCACGGATCTCGATGGAATTTCCCTCTGCGAGGGATTCACCAACGAGGTCCAGGAATTGTTCCACAACAACACGTACCTTGTTCTTCACGAAGCCTGTTGCGCTCGTTACGTCCTGAATCAAATCTTGTTTTGTTACATTAGCCACGTTCAAAATATAAGAACCTTGGCTGAAAAAATCTACTTTTGGAATGGTTCTTTTCTTTTTTTCGTCGCTTATTCTTTGGCTATTTCGTGGACAAGTGTGAATAAATGTTGAAAAACGAGTTTCAGATTGTAAATATCCGCGTTTCCCCGTGTACGGTGCTTTCTCCGATGGCCGGTGTGACGGACGCGCCTTTTCGCCGCCTTTGCCGGGTCCTTTCGGGGAATCGGATGGGCCTGTTGGTTTCGGAATTCGTGTCTACGGATGGCGCTTCTCCGTTCATTTTGAAGAATCGGAAACAGTTGATTTTTTATCCGGAAGAACGTCCGTTTGGCATTCAGATTTTTGGGCGCCATCCAGAACGTATGGCTTATGCGGCGCATGTGCTGGAATCGCTCAAACCGGATTATATCGAAGTGAATGCGGGTTGCCCGGTTCCGAAGGTAGCGGGGAAAGGTGGCGGTGCAGGACTCTTAAAAGACCTGCCGCGCTTAAAGGAAATTCTTTGCGAAGTCAAAAAGGCGGTCTCGGTGCCGATGACTCTTAAATGTCGAGTCGGCTGGGATGAAAATTCCATCAACGTGATGGAAACCTTGAAGATTGCGGAAGGCGAAGGCGCCGATATGCTGACTGTGCATGGCAGAACGCGTGTGCAGGGTTACAACGGTTTTGCAAACTGGGACTTGATCGGGGAAGTCGCCAGCGCGGCAAGGATTCCGGTCGTCGGAAACGGCGATGTGAACAGTGTGCAGTTTGCGTTGGAATGTCTAGAAAAATATGACGTGAAAGGCGTTTCCATTGGACGCGCTGCGATGCACAATCCGTGGCTCTTTGGTGAAATTGCCGATGCGCTGGAAGGCAAGGCTCCGCGTGTGGTGACGGCGGAAGAAGCTTGCTCGGTCTTTAAGACGTATTACGACTTTATGATGGAAGAAAGTACATCGACACCGTTCGGGGCGCTGGGACGCTTAAAGCAGCTCGCGGCGCGCCTTTGCAAAGGCTTTGTTCCGGAAACGCCCGAGTTCCGCCAAAAGGTTTTGACGAGCCAGTCGCCCGAAGAATTCTTTGAACGCGTCGAACTTTTTAAGGATTACGCGAAAACGAATGCGATGACTTTTGCACCGGAGCGCCTGATGAACTTGAACGGCCGCAAGGAAGATACGATTTCCTTCGAGCGGCAGTTTAAAGGCTAAGACGGTACTTTCTCCAATCACCCAGAATGGAAATATCTTTGGCCAGGCCTTCGTCTGCTTTTTGCAAAATGGAGGTGTCGCCGATAAAACCGGAAACGAGCTTTCCGCTTGAAAGTTTGATTTTTCCCATGCCGAGAGGCGCTGGAATATTCGCCACGAACTTTCCGAATTCCGCTGGGGAAAGGGCGTAAACTTCGACGTAGAAGCTCGAAGTTCCTCCGAAAATCATCGCAGGCTTTGGAATCTTTCCGTCTTGGAAGGCGTACATTTTGTACTCGGGCGCGGTTGTCGTCGCTTCGATGAAATTCGCGGACTCAAGCTGGTAATGCAGAGGCTCGCCTTTTAAGTGTGCCCCGCAAACGGCAAATTCCACTTTGGAACTGAAAAAGGGAGAAACCTTTTCGGCGACGTCGAGAAGCATGAAATCGTCAAAGGCTTTGCCGACGAGGGTCACGCCGAAGGGAAATTCCGAAACGTTCGGGTCGGAGCTTTTGGCTGTTCCTGCGGGAATCGCAAGTGCGGAATAGTCGAGCAGGTTCATGTAGTTTGTGTAATAGCCGAGATTGGAATTCAGCTGGATCGGGTTCGCTTCGACTTCGGCGGTTTTGTAAGTGGTGCCTGCGGTTGGCGTTAGGATAATGTTTACCTTGGAAAATTCACGCTCGGCGATTTTCTTTTTTTCTTGCAAAGCGTGAAAACCTGCGAAGACGGCACTCGGATGCGGTGTGGTTTTGGGACTGATGATCGCCTTGGTGACCGGGTGAATTTCTTCGGGATGTTCTTCGATGAATTTGCCGACAGCGTCGTAACGTTCAAAGACCCAAGGGCCTTCATAAAGCAGGCGGGCCGCTTCGAGGAACGGGGTAAAGTGAATGGTGATCTTTTTCCCGCCTGCTTTTTCAAAGACTTTGACGGCTTTTTCAAAGGCTTCCTTGTAACCGGAGTTACCAAAAAATTCGAGTTCATTTTCGGCGGGTACTCCGAATGTCCAGTCTTCGGGAAGACGCTTTGCGAATCCGTTCGGTTCGTTCCACGGGGCGACTCGGGAGTAGGCATCTTCAGAGTCTTCAGCGGTGGCGAGGTTTAGGACGTAGCGGGCGTCTGCATGGTTCAGGGCGAAAATGGAAACGCAGTCCAAGCTTTTGCAGGCTGGGATCACGCCGTTTGTGCTGAGAATGCCACGGGTCGGTTTGACGCCGACGAGATTGTTGAAAGCTGCCGGTATACGGCCGGAACCTGCAGTGTCTGTGCCGAGAGAGAAACTGCAGAGGCCATAGGCGAGAGCTGCGGCGGAACCGGAGCTCGATCCTCCCGAAATGTATTCGGGAACGTATTTATTCGGAATTGCGCCGTAGGGCGAGCGGACGCCGACAAGGCCTGTAGCGAACTGGTCCATGTTCGTTTTGCCGAGCGGGATTGCGCCGAAATCCATGAGACGTTTGACGACGAACGCGGAACGTGAAGGCTTGTATGCATAAGCGGGGCAGGCGGCTGTGCTTTCAAATCCTTCGCAGTCAATATTGTCTTTGATAGCGAAGGGAATGCCGTACAGGGGAAGGCTTTCGGGATCCCTGGCTTCCAGTTTTTTTAGATAGGAGTCCAACTGTCCCTCGGATGTTTTGGAAACCCAGATAGCGGCCGGAGCTTTTTCTATTTCGGCGAAAAGGGATTCCAGGAGTTCTCGCGGAGTGAGGGTGTGGGAACGGTAGGCGGAGAGCAGGGAAGAAATTTCCAATTCCATAAGAACCTCTACTTTATAAAATTATTTTATAAAGTAGTATTAAATTGGAATTTGGCGAAGGGAAATTTCTGTTAAAAAAAAGTGCATTTTTTGAAGCGAAAACTTACAGACAAATATGTTAAAGTATGTAAGTTGTAACAACAAAAATGGCGTGGTGAAAATCAGTCGTTTTGGAGGAAATGTTCCGTCGCGATTTTTGTGAGGCCGAGGAAATATTCGTCCGAAGAATCCGTGATGAAGAAGAGCCTTGGAAGTTGCGGTCTGCGCAAGTGGTTTCGCATTTGCATGTCCAGATTTGCCTTGGAAAGCTTTTCGGCAAGGCCCCCCGTAAAAACGATGACGGCAGGGTCGAGGAAGGCGACCGTTGCGAAGAGAACTTGCCGGATATAGGGGAGGGCGCTCTTCACATTGTCGAAGATGTCGAGCTGCTGATTTCTGGAAAACGGGAACGGGAAATAGGAAAGTTCACCGGCAAAATTGGCGTTTCCTCGGAGGATTTTGCCATCGACGAGAAAGCCTCCTGCGGGAGGATTTCCCTTGGGCGTAAAGAGTATGGCGACGTTTTTTTCGTTGGCATTTCTTTGCGAATATCCGAGAGCGATTGCGTTCATGTCGTTTTCGACATAGGTCGGAATGCCTGTTTTCTGCTCCATTTCGTGGCTGAGGTTAATTCCGTTGAGGTCAGGGAAGTCGCTGAATTCCACGCTTCCCTGGCTGACGCCGCCTTGAACGCCGATGGAAATCATGCAGATTTTCGGGTTCTGTTTTAAGAGCTTTTGAACACACTGGAGAAGGCTTTTTAATTTGATGTTTTTGCATTTGAATTCGCCCTTGCCGTGTAGCCCGTACATCGCATCTGTGATGCGGTAGTGGATGCTTTCTGCACCGCCTTCAAAGAGCGCGTACAGGCAGAGGAATCGGCAACGTTCGGAATTATAGCGGTATGACATGGCGGGGCGCCCACCGCTGGATGTGCGGAAGTTTTCGGCGATGACTTCGCCGTTTTCAACAAGACCGTTTAAGATGTAGCCGCATGTGGCGACGGTTAAATTCGTCAATTTGGCAAGCTCCGGTTTGGTGATGGAACCGTTTTCGAGTAAGATCTGGCGTATCTTTTTTGTAGAGTCGTGGGACATAACTTTTTTATAGTCGGAACAATTTTGTTCTAAACTTTATAAAATAATTTTATGAAGTTGTCAATGTCTGTGGGAAGTTTTATTGCAAAATCTTGAGACGTGCCTTTTTTGACTGAATTTTCACGAATTGGAATGTTTTGGCATTGATTTTGCGAAAAGGGAATGCGAACATTCCTTTCAGTGAGGTCTATATGAAAAAGTTCAAATGGATGATGGTGGTTTCTCTGCTTCTGGTTGCTGCTCTTTATGCGGACAAGCCTGTTCTGAAAATTGCCTACAGCGATTGGCCCGGTTGGACTGCCTGGGAAATTGCGGACAAGAAGGGTTTCTTTAAAAAGCACGGCGTGAATGTGAAGCTCGAATGGTTTGAATATGGACCTTCGATGGATGCTTTCGCCGCAAAGAAAGTGGACGCTGTGGGCGTTTCGAATGGCGATGCGATGGTGTTGAATGCAACCGGCGCACGTAACGTGACGATCCTGATTAATGACTACAGCAACGGTAACGATAAGATTATCGGCGCTCCAGGAATCAAGTCAATCCGGGATCTGAAGGGGAAGAAGATCGGTGTGGAAATCGGTTGCCTTTCCCACGCTTTGCTAATCAATGCGTTAACCAAGAACGGTTTGAAGGAATCCGATGTTACGCTGGTCAATATGGCGACCCATCAAGCTGTGCAAACCTTGGAAAGCGGTGACGTTTCTGCGGTTGTCGCTTGGGTTCCGCATTCGGTGAATGCCTTGGATAAAATCGCCGGGTCGACGGAACTCTATACCAGTGCAAATGAGCCGGGCATTATCTATGACGTGCTCGCGGTTTCCCAAGAATCCATGATGAAGTACAAGGATGAATGGGCGAAGGTGGTTGCTGTCTGGGACGATGTGGTGGCCTATATCAACGATCCGAAGAATGAAAAAGAAATGGTGAAGATTTTGGCGGACCGTGTCGGTATTTCGGAAAAGCTTTACTCTCGATTCCTCGGCGGTACCAAGTTCCTTCGTGTTGGCGAAAGCCTGAAGTACTTCAAAAAGACGGATAACGGTTTCAGCTCGATCTACGGATCTTCCAAGTGGGTGAACGATTTCTTTGTGAAGAATCGCGTCTACGAAAAGAATGTGGATACCAAACGCTATATCGTTCCGACCTTTACGGAAGACTTTGTGAAAAGTTCCAAGTAAAACGTTTTCTCAACATCTCAACCTGGAATTGCAAAACATGAACTGTCCCATTGGAATTAGAAAGAATCTTGGAAAAAGAGGAAGTTTAATTCTCGCGATCCTTTCCTTTGTGATACCGCTCGCTGTGTGGAGTGCGGTGAGTTATATCCCGTTTATCTATCATCCGTTGGTACAGATTTCGGATGCTGGTGGCAGTCTGTTTTGTGAACCGGGCGATGAAATTGCAAAAGAAAATCTTGCTGCAGAAAATGCAAGCCTGGTTGCTGCAGGCGAAAAGCCGATGACAGGAGTCCGTAAGAATCCGACGTACCTGCCGGCTCCGCATGAAGTGGCAAAGGCTTTGGTGACCGCCTTCAAGACGCCGCCGAAGCGCGATGGCGATTTGTGGTTTCACGAAAGCATTCTCCATTCGATCAAGATTGTGTTCCTCGCTTTTTCTTGTCGAGCCTTGTCGGTTTGCCACTCGGTGTTGTAAGCGGATCGATTCCCTTCTTTGAAAAACTGACAGCGCCTTTTATTGAATTTTTTCGCTACTTCCCAGCGCCTGTGTTTGGAGCCTTGGCGGTAGCGATTCTCGGCATTAACGATGCACCGAAGGTAGCGATTATCATCATCGGTACGTTCTTCCAGCAGGTTCCGATGCTAAGCGCAACGATGCGACGTGCGGATCCCGCTTTGACAGAAGCGGCTCGGACTCTAGGCGCGTCTCCGGTACGCGTTTTGATGAAGGTCGTTATTCCGGAAGTTGCGCCGAAGATTTACAAGGATATGCGCATTCTGCTCGGTTGGGCATGGACATACTTGATCGTTGCAGAAGTGGTTGGTACGAGTTCCGGTATCACCTGGTTCATCAATCAGCAGGCGAAGTACCGCAACTTCGACAATGTTTATGCGGCGATTGTCATCTTGGGTATCATCGGTCTTGGCTGTGACCTGATTCTCGATAAGATAGGCAAGGACCTGTTCGCTTGGGAAAGTGGCCGCATCGGATTCTTGACGAAGGTTCGCCGTGAACTGATGTCTCCTAGAAACTATGTGTTCTCGTTCCGTTTGACTCCGGAAGAAAAAGCTTTGAAGGAAAAAAATCATGGAAAGCTCTGAATTCATTCTTGAAGCGAAAGATATTGTCAAGGATTTCGCTGAAAGCGATGGCAGTCCTCGGCGCGTTTTGGACGGGATTTCCTTTGGCGTCAAACGGCGTGAATTCCTTTCGATCATCGGACCTTCTGGCTGCGGCAAGTCAACGCTCATTCGCATTGCGGCAGGCCTTGAAACAGTTACAAGCGGACATTTTTTGCTCGACGGTAAAAAGGTTTCGGGTACAAGTGCAGAACGCGGAATGGTGTTTCAGAAGTACACGCTTTTCCCGTGGCTTTCGGTGAAGCAGAATGTGATGTTCGGCTTGATTTCATCGGGATACGGAAGCAACGATGCGGAAGAAAGCGCTTTGCAGTGGTTGCAGATTGTAGGCCTTGAAAAGTATGCGGAATACTATCCGAAGCAACTATCGGGCGGTATGCAGCAACGTGTTGCGATTGCAAGAGCCTTGGCACCGCAACCGCGCGTGCTTCTGATGGACGAACCGTTCGGCGCATTGGATGCGCAGACCCGTTCGCAAATGCAGAAGTACTTGCTCGAAGTCTGGAAGAATATTGACATCACAATCCTTTTTGTGACGCACGATTTGGATGAAGCGGTATTCCTTTCGGATCGCATTTTGACGCTCCAAGCAAATCCGGGCAAGGTCAAAGAACTGGTTACGGTCGATGTTCCGCGCCCGCGTACCGAAGAGAGCCTGTTCCTTCCGGAATTCAAAACACTCCGGTCACACGTCGAAGACTTGATCCATCCGGTTTCGGAAAAGAAGCCTGAGGAAGAAACGTTCAACATTGTCAATATGGTCGGCAAAAAGAACGCCGTACGATAAAATTTCAATTAGAGAGGTAATCTTATGGAAAACGAAAATGTCTTGCTCACAAAAACGATCGCGGGTGGCTGGAATTATTCCCGCGTGGTGAAGCGTGGTCAGAAAATCCGTTTGACGGATTTGGAAGGCGGTGCAAACGCTTCGGTTCTTTGCTACAACGCGAAGAATTTTTCGGAACGCTTTAACTTGGGTGACACTTTGAAGATTCAGCACATCTGCCGTATTACTGAAAACTGCTGCCTTTACAGCGATATGGGACGCATCCTTTTGAGCGTAGTGAAGGACACGGTGGGCTGGCATGATCCTCTTTGCGGTTGCACACATGCGGGTCTTATCAAGGAACGTTTTGGCGAACATAATTACCAGAACTTCCGTAACGATTTTTACCGCAATGGTTACGATTCTTTGCTGGTGGAAATGGGGAAGCACGGGATGACGAAACGTGATTTTACGGAACTGGTGAATTTTTTCAGCAAGGTCGTGGTGACGTCGGACGGCAAGATGACCTTTGTGGAAAACAATTCGAAGCCGGGTGATTATGTGGAACTCCGTGCTGAAATGGATACGCTTGTCGTGATCGATACCGGTATGCATCCGCTGAATCCGTCGAAGGAATACTTGAGAAAGCCGGTGAAGGTAGAGCTTCTCACATGCGAAACTTCGACAGCGGACGATCCGTGCTTTACCTCTTGCCCGGAGAATTCTCGCGGTTTCATTAACACGGCTGATTACAACCTGTAAAAGAGGAGATGAAAAATGTACACAAAGTATTTGGAAAGCTCCTTGAAGGAAGAAGATGCTGTTTACGTGGAAGATGTGCCGGCTGGTGAAGGATGGCTGCATCTGATCAAAAAGGGTCAGACGTTCCGAATCTTGGATTTGGAAGGGAACCAGGCTGTGGACACGCTCTTCATTAATGCGAACAATCCGGAAGAACGTTACAGCGTGCAGCAGACCGTGCAACGTCAGGCGAATTGCCTTGTGGGTGTCGGAACGGTTCTTTATTCGAACGATGACAATCCGATGCTCACGATTGCTGCAGACCTTTGCGGCGATCACGATACGCTTGGAAGCGCTTGCTCCTGCGAAAGCAACACCTGCCGTTATTCCTTGGACAAGCGTTATATGCACGCCTGTCGAGACTCTTTTTTGAAGGTTCTTTTGGCGGAACCGGGCCTTGACAAGCGTGACCAGGTGAACAACCTGAACTTCTTCATGTACGTGCCTTTTGACGAAAAGGGAAATTTGAATTTTGCAGATGGAATTTCGAGCCCAGGCAAGTATGTGGAAATGAAAGCGGAAATGGATGTGTATGCGGTGGTGAGTAACTGTCCGCAGTTGAACAATCCTTGCAACGCTTATAATCCGACCCCGATTCGTATGATCATCTGGGACTAAAAAGAGGTGCTTTATGAATTCGAAACGGAAAGAAAGTGATCGTCGTATCGAAGATGCTTGTTTTGAAGTGACGGCTTATGCAGGCGAAGGCAAAATGCTTTTGTTAAAGAAAGGACAGGTGCTCCGCTTGATAGATGTCGAAGGAAATCAGTCGGGCGATGTGCAGATTTATAATGCGCATGATACGTCGGAACGATACAGCGCACAGAATACAATTACGGCCCAGGCGAATTCGATGATTGAACTCGGAACGGTCATTCGTTCGAATGAGGATAATCCAATGCTCACGGTGATTGCGGATACTTGTGGCGAACATGATACGCTTGGAAGTGGATGTTCGGCAGAAGGAAACTGTGTGCGTTATACGGACAAGACCCGTTACATGCACAGCTGCCGTGATACGTTTGTGAGAACGTTGCAGGATTATGGCATGAGCAAGCGGGATCAGGTGTGCAATCTGAACTTCTTCACCAAAGTGATTCTCGATGACACTGGTCGCTTGGAATTCGCGGACGGAATTTCGGGACCCGGAAAGTACATCGATCTGCGCGCCGAAATGGATGTTCTCTTTTTGCTTTCGGATTGCTCTCAGCTGAACAATCCTTGTAACGATTACAATCCCACCCCGATTCGGATGGCCATTTTCAATGCTTGATTTGGATGCGGCATACGATAACACGAAAGCGGTAGTGGAAAGCGCGGAGCTTTTGAAAGGCTTTGATGCGCGAAGCAATGCGCTTGCCGCCCGTTTTTCGGAGACGATGGATATTCCGTATGGAAAAGGTGTCCGCGAAAAGTTCGACTTTTTCCCGGGAAATCCGGGTGCGGGAATCTTTGTGTTCATCCACGGTGGATATTGGCAAATGCGGCACAAGAATTCGTTCCGTTTTTTGGCAAAGGGTCCGCTGTCCTTGGGAATGCACGTGGCTTCGGTCGGCTATACGCTTGCACCGGAGGCGAGCCTTTCGGAAATCGTCCAAGAAGTGCGAAGTGCGATTCACCAAATCTGTGGATTTGCAAAAGCCTTTTTGGCGGATACAGAAAAGATGGTCGTTTCCGGATGGTCTGCGGGTGGGCATTTGGCTGCGATGATGCTCGATGAACCTTCGGTTTTGTCGGCGCTTGCGGTGAGTGGAATCTATGACTTGGAACCGATTTCCAGGTGCTATTTGAATCAGGCGTTGAAACTTTCTCCAGAGGAAATTTTGAACTTGAGCCCGATGCGAATTCCGTGTGTTCCGAAGCCGATGGCGATTGTCGTTGGTGCAGAGGAACTTTCGGAACTGCGCCGTCAAAGTCTTGAATTTGCGACACGGCGTGCCGCAGAAAAAATTCCGGTGACATTTGGTCTGTTAGAAGGCTGCAACCATTTTACGATTCTGCATGAATTGGAAAATCCGAGCGGCGTTCTTTGCCGGATGCTTGCTTCGCTTTTGAAGTGAGTAAAAAGACAGCCCAAAATTTGAAGAGGAATTGTCTATGTTTAAGAAAGTATTGATTGCAAACCGCGGCGAAATCGCTTGTCGCGTGATTCGTTCCCTCAAGGAAATGGGAGTCCAGTCTGTCGCAGTCTATTCCGATGCCGATGAATGCGCGGCTCATGTTTTGATGGCAGATGAAGCAGTGCGCATTGGACCCGCGATGGCGAAGGAAAGCTATTTGAATGTGGAAGCGATTCTTTCTGCAATCAAGCAGACCGGTGCAGAAGCAGTTCATCCGGGCTATGGTTTTTTGAGCGAGAATGCGGAATTTGCAAAGGCCTTGGAAGAGAATGGCGTCGCATTCATTGGACCGACTCCGAAGCAGCTCGTAGAATTCGGATTGAAGCACCGCAGCAAGGAACTCGCCGAGCAATTCGGAGTGCCACTTGTACCGGGAACAGGACTTTTGGAAAACGTAGACGCCGCCGCCGAAGGCGCCTCTAAGATCGGCTACCCGGTGATGCTCAAAAGCACCGCAGGCGGTGGCGGTATCGGCATGAGCATTTGCCATAGCGAACAGGAACTTCGTGAAAACTATGACCGCATCAAGCGTCTGAGCGAAAACAACTTTAAAAACGCTGGACTCTTTGTGGAAAAGTATGTAGAACGCGGTCGCCATGTGGAAGTTCAGATTTTTGGCGATGGCGAAGGAAACGCTGTGGTCCTTGGCGAACGCGACTGCTCTGTGCAACGTCGTAATCAGAAGGTTGTTGAAGAAACGCCTGCCCCGTGCCTTCCGGAAGAAACTCGCAAGGCTTTGCATGCATCAGCGCTTCGCCTGGTGCAGGGCGTCAAGTATCGTTCTGCGGGTACGGTCGAATTTATTTATGATGCCAAGGATGACAAGTTCTACTTCCTCGAAGTGAATACCCGTTTACAGGTGGAACATGGCGTGACCGAAACGGTCTTCGGCGTGGATCTTGTCCGTTGGATGATTGAACAGGCTGCAGGCATTCGACCGTTTGAAATCGGCGCGACTTTTACCCCGAAGGGACACGCGATGGAATTCCGTGTCTATGCAGAAGATCCGGGCAAAAATTATCGCCCGTCGAGCGGTCTTTTGACGGAAGTGAGCTTCCCCAAAGGCGTCCGCGTGGATACTTGGGTTTCGCGCGGAACCGAAGTCAGCGCCTTTTACGATCCGCTGCTTGCGAAGGTGATCGTTTCTGGCGAAGATCGTGAAGACAATATTTGCAAGGCGAAAAAAGTCCTTTCCGAAGTCAAGCTTTGCGGCTTTGAAACGAATATCAAGCTGCTGCAGGATGTGCTTGAAATGGAAGACTTTGTTTCGGGAAAAGTTTCCACTTGGATCTTGAACGATTACAAGTACGAAAATTCGACTTTCGAAATTCTCGCCCCAGGTCTGCAGACGACTGTGCAGGATTACCCGGGCCGTCGGAACTTGTGGGATGTGGGCATTCCGCCTTCCGGTCCGATGGACAATTACAGCTTCCGCTTGGCCAATAAGATTGTCGGTAACGCAGAAAGTGCCGCAGGCATCGAAATGACCCTTTCCGGCTGTTCAATCTGTTTCCATACGAAGACGATCATCGCTTGGACGGGTGGCGAATTCCCGGCGAAGCTGAACGGAAAGCCTTGCCTCAAGAATCAGCCGGTGAAGATTGAAGACGGTGACGTGCTAAAGTTTGGCATGACGAAACTCGGTCAGCGTGCTTATTTGGCAGTCCGCGGCGGTATTGACGTTCCCGATTATCTGGGAAGCAAGTCAACGTTTACGCTTGGCGGCTTCGGCGGTCATGGTGGCCGCGCTCTTTCGGCAGGGGACATTCTCCACATCGGAAGTGCGGTCGTTGCGGAACCTTTGACGCCTGCGGCAGAAGCGCTTCCCGAACTCACGACCCAGTGGGAAATCGGGGTGATGTACGGACCTCACGGCGCTCCGGATTATTTGACAAAAGAAGATGTGGACGCTTTCTTTGCGGCGAACTGGGAAGTGCATTATAACTCTTCTCGTACGGGTATTCGCTTGATCGGTCCGCAGCCGAAGTGGGCGCGTCCAGATGGCGGTGAAGCGGGGCTTCATCCTTCCAACTTGCACGATAACGCTTATGCGGTGGGAACTGTGGACTTTACCGGTGACATGCCGATCATCTTGGGTGTAGACGGC
Coding sequences within it:
- a CDS encoding urea amidolyase associated protein UAAP1, which produces MENENVLLTKTIAGGWNYSRVVKRGQKIRLTDLEGGANASVLCYNAKNFSERFNLGDTLKIQHICRITENCCLYSDMGRILLSVVKDTVGWHDPLCGCTHAGLIKERFGEHNYQNFRNDFYRNGYDSLLVEMGKHGMTKRDFTELVNFFSKVVVTSDGKMTFVENNSKPGDYVELRAEMDTLVVIDTGMHPLNPSKEYLRKPVKVELLTCETSTADDPCFTSCPENSRGFINTADYNL
- a CDS encoding ABC transporter substrate-binding protein, encoding MKKFKWMMVVSLLLVAALYADKPVLKIAYSDWPGWTAWEIADKKGFFKKHGVNVKLEWFEYGPSMDAFAAKKVDAVGVSNGDAMVLNATGARNVTILINDYSNGNDKIIGAPGIKSIRDLKGKKIGVEIGCLSHALLINALTKNGLKESDVTLVNMATHQAVQTLESGDVSAVVAWVPHSVNALDKIAGSTELYTSANEPGIIYDVLAVSQESMMKYKDEWAKVVAVWDDVVAYINDPKNEKEMVKILADRVGISEKLYSRFLGGTKFLRVGESLKYFKKTDNGFSSIYGSSKWVNDFFVKNRVYEKNVDTKRYIVPTFTEDFVKSSK
- a CDS encoding urea amidolyase associated protein UAAP2; the protein is MYTKYLESSLKEEDAVYVEDVPAGEGWLHLIKKGQTFRILDLEGNQAVDTLFINANNPEERYSVQQTVQRQANCLVGVGTVLYSNDDNPMLTIAADLCGDHDTLGSACSCESNTCRYSLDKRYMHACRDSFLKVLLAEPGLDKRDQVNNLNFFMYVPFDEKGNLNFADGISSPGKYVEMKAEMDVYAVVSNCPQLNNPCNAYNPTPIRMIIWD
- a CDS encoding ROK family transcriptional regulator; the protein is MSHDSTKKIRQILLENGSITKPELAKLTNLTVATCGYILNGLVENGEVIAENFRTSSGGRPAMSYRYNSERCRFLCLYALFEGGAESIHYRITDAMYGLHGKGEFKCKNIKLKSLLQCVQKLLKQNPKICMISIGVQGGVSQGSVEFSDFPDLNGINLSHEMEQKTGIPTYVENDMNAIALGYSQRNANEKNVAILFTPKGNPPAGGFLVDGKILRGNANFAGELSYFPFPFSRNQQLDIFDNVKSALPYIRQVLFATVAFLDPAVIVFTGGLAEKLSKANLDMQMRNHLRRPQLPRLFFITDSSDEYFLGLTKIATEHFLQND
- a CDS encoding HU family DNA-binding protein — translated: MANVTKQDLIQDVTSATGFVKNKVRVVVEQFLDLVGESLAEGNSIEIRGFGTFVNKERKARPARNPKTGETVYLQQRTIPTFKFSADIKAAIAKTAKAATAQAELSEVGSATVQSTL
- a CDS encoding tRNA dihydrouridine synthase, with the translated sequence MLKNEFQIVNIRVSPCTVLSPMAGVTDAPFRRLCRVLSGNRMGLLVSEFVSTDGASPFILKNRKQLIFYPEERPFGIQIFGRHPERMAYAAHVLESLKPDYIEVNAGCPVPKVAGKGGGAGLLKDLPRLKEILCEVKKAVSVPMTLKCRVGWDENSINVMETLKIAEGEGADMLTVHGRTRVQGYNGFANWDLIGEVASAARIPVVGNGDVNSVQFALECLEKYDVKGVSIGRAAMHNPWLFGEIADALEGKAPRVVTAEEACSVFKTYYDFMMEESTSTPFGALGRLKQLAARLCKGFVPETPEFRQKVLTSQSPEEFFERVELFKDYAKTNAMTFAPERLMNLNGRKEDTISFERQFKG
- a CDS encoding ABC transporter ATP-binding protein, which encodes MESSEFILEAKDIVKDFAESDGSPRRVLDGISFGVKRREFLSIIGPSGCGKSTLIRIAAGLETVTSGHFLLDGKKVSGTSAERGMVFQKYTLFPWLSVKQNVMFGLISSGYGSNDAEESALQWLQIVGLEKYAEYYPKQLSGGMQQRVAIARALAPQPRVLLMDEPFGALDAQTRSQMQKYLLEVWKNIDITILFVTHDLDEAVFLSDRILTLQANPGKVKELVTVDVPRPRTEESLFLPEFKTLRSHVEDLIHPVSEKKPEEETFNIVNMVGKKNAVR
- the atzF gene encoding allophanate hydrolase; this translates as MELEISSLLSAYRSHTLTPRELLESLFAEIEKAPAAIWVSKTSEGQLDSYLKKLEARDPESLPLYGIPFAIKDNIDCEGFESTAACPAYAYKPSRSAFVVKRLMDFGAIPLGKTNMDQFATGLVGVRSPYGAIPNKYVPEYISGGSSSGSAAALAYGLCSFSLGTDTAGSGRIPAAFNNLVGVKPTRGILSTNGVIPACKSLDCVSIFALNHADARYVLNLATAEDSEDAYSRVAPWNEPNGFAKRLPEDWTFGVPAENELEFFGNSGYKEAFEKAVKVFEKAGGKKITIHFTPFLEAARLLYEGPWVFERYDAVGKFIEEHPEEIHPVTKAIISPKTTPHPSAVFAGFHALQEKKKIAEREFSKVNIILTPTAGTTYKTAEVEANPIQLNSNLGYYTNYMNLLDYSALAIPAGTAKSSDPNVSEFPFGVTLVGKAFDDFMLLDVAEKVSPFFSSKVEFAVCGAHLKGEPLHYQLESANFIEATTTAPEYKMYAFQDGKIPKPAMIFGGTSSFYVEVYALSPAEFGKFVANIPAPLGMGKIKLSSGKLVSGFIGDTSILQKADEGLAKDISILGDWRKYRLSL